A genomic region of Persephonella marina EX-H1 contains the following coding sequences:
- the mgtE gene encoding magnesium transporter, with the protein MTPTLNVLKETIKRLIYKGNYRALERILEKSHKGDIVAIFRYLSHHEKIKTFQILMDVDIEKASDVLYDLDEDLQLEILRSLPLKEAVRILLTFSTGEIAKIIDKLPDELQKHLLEKLEEEEREELEKYISYGESSVASLISEDFISVFEERTVEEVLSIIKTAPEDIEIVYIYVTDKKERLVGVTSIKEILTAPGSVQIKDIMESDVISIKSNATKEEAIDIFRRYDLFILPVVDEEDVLIGVIYIDDILDAITEKTTEDIFKMAGAQEEELFYTNQIIKIAKLRLPWLLVSVFGEIITAFIISIFDFTIKEFLPIIFFLPLLAAISGNISSQSAIIISRGLVTGKIMESFKDFLYYLYREVKVAIVLAFIISGIVGVIATLWLSHHIMGMVISLAIFINMVLAAFSGGLLPYILLRMNRDPLLATGPIVLTVNDIFGILIYLGTATFFLQYLKL; encoded by the coding sequence TTGACACCTACATTAAATGTTTTAAAAGAAACTATAAAGAGGCTTATCTATAAGGGTAATTACAGAGCTTTAGAAAGGATACTTGAGAAAAGTCATAAGGGAGATATTGTAGCCATATTCAGGTATCTCTCCCATCATGAGAAGATAAAAACCTTCCAGATTCTTATGGATGTAGATATAGAAAAAGCATCTGACGTTCTTTATGATCTTGATGAGGATCTCCAGCTTGAGATACTCAGATCCCTTCCTTTAAAAGAGGCTGTAAGGATACTTCTCACTTTCTCAACAGGAGAGATAGCAAAGATCATTGATAAACTCCCTGATGAGTTACAGAAACATCTACTTGAAAAACTTGAGGAGGAAGAGAGGGAGGAACTTGAAAAATACATATCCTACGGTGAGTCAAGTGTTGCTTCTCTTATAAGTGAGGATTTTATATCCGTTTTTGAGGAAAGGACTGTTGAAGAGGTTTTGAGCATAATAAAAACAGCTCCAGAGGACATAGAGATCGTCTATATATACGTCACAGATAAAAAAGAGAGGCTTGTAGGTGTTACCTCAATAAAGGAGATCCTTACAGCACCTGGAAGCGTTCAGATAAAGGATATTATGGAAAGTGATGTTATATCAATAAAGAGTAATGCAACAAAGGAAGAGGCCATTGATATATTTCGCAGATACGATCTCTTTATCCTACCCGTTGTTGATGAGGAAGATGTACTGATAGGTGTTATATACATAGATGATATCCTTGATGCTATCACAGAGAAAACGACTGAAGATATATTTAAAATGGCAGGTGCCCAGGAAGAGGAACTTTTTTACACAAACCAGATCATAAAGATAGCTAAGCTCAGACTTCCATGGCTTTTAGTTTCGGTTTTTGGGGAGATCATAACAGCATTTATCATAAGTATATTTGATTTCACTATAAAAGAGTTTCTCCCTATTATATTCTTTCTTCCCCTTCTTGCAGCCATAAGCGGTAACATCAGTTCACAGTCTGCAATCATCATATCAAGAGGTCTTGTAACGGGAAAGATTATGGAGAGCTTTAAGGACTTCCTTTATTACCTTTACAGAGAGGTTAAGGTAGCCATAGTTCTTGCATTTATAATTAGTGGCATAGTTGGAGTTATAGCCACATTATGGCTATCTCATCATATTATGGGAATGGTTATATCACTTGCTATATTCATAAATATGGTTCTTGCTGCATTTTCAGGTGGACTTTTACCTTACATACTTTTAAGAATGAACAGAGATCCTTTACTTGCAACAGGCCCTATAGTTCTTACAGTTAATGATATATTTGGGATACTTATATACCTTGGAACGGCAACATTCTTCCTTCAGTACCTTAAATTGTGA
- the era gene encoding GTPase Era, translating to MTEEKEFRAGFVALIGRPNVGKSTIMNNILGTKLSIVSPKPQTTRMRILGVKHNKDAQIIFLDTPGIQKGKDLLTKTVVESAVSSMEEADVLVMIIEADKGWTKEDEQLLHNYIEKLNKPTILVINKIDKMKDKRLLLPLIEESAKKYNFVEIIPVSAIKGQNLDDFVQTLKKYLPPSPPLFPEDQITDLPIKFYIAEIIREKVFQNTKKEIPYSAAVEVESIEEGKVKKDLLIIRANIYVEKENHKAIIIGKKGQMLKKIGKEAREELEHLLGKKIHLELWVKVKPRWKEDIRLLKVLGYQYIS from the coding sequence ATGACAGAAGAAAAGGAGTTCAGGGCAGGCTTTGTTGCTCTGATCGGTCGTCCAAATGTTGGAAAATCAACTATTATGAACAACATTTTAGGGACAAAACTGTCCATAGTAAGTCCAAAACCGCAGACAACAAGGATGAGGATACTGGGTGTTAAACATAATAAGGATGCCCAGATAATATTCCTTGACACACCTGGTATCCAGAAGGGAAAAGATCTGCTTACAAAAACAGTAGTTGAGTCTGCTGTAAGCAGTATGGAAGAGGCTGACGTTCTTGTGATGATAATAGAAGCTGATAAGGGATGGACCAAGGAGGATGAGCAGCTGCTCCACAACTATATTGAGAAGCTGAATAAACCCACAATCCTCGTTATAAACAAGATAGATAAGATGAAAGATAAAAGACTTCTCCTCCCACTTATAGAGGAAAGTGCCAAAAAGTATAATTTTGTTGAGATAATACCTGTTTCTGCTATAAAAGGTCAGAATCTTGACGATTTTGTTCAGACGTTGAAAAAATACCTTCCTCCATCCCCTCCTCTATTCCCTGAAGATCAGATAACAGATCTTCCCATCAAGTTCTATATCGCAGAGATAATAAGGGAGAAGGTATTCCAGAACACAAAAAAAGAGATACCTTACTCGGCAGCTGTTGAGGTTGAGAGTATTGAAGAAGGAAAGGTGAAAAAAGATCTTCTTATAATAAGGGCAAACATATACGTTGAGAAGGAAAACCACAAGGCTATAATTATTGGGAAGAAAGGTCAGATGTTGAAAAAGATCGGCAAAGAGGCAAGGGAGGAGCTTGAACATCTACTGGGTAAAAAGATCCATCTTGAGCTCTGGGTTAAGGTAAAGCCGAGATGGAAGGAGGATATAAGACTTCTTAAGGTTTTAGGTTACCAGTATATATCATGA
- the purE gene encoding 5-(carboxyamino)imidazole ribonucleotide mutase, producing MKKVAVFMGSKSDLDIMESCFETLKKFDIPFDVYILSAHRTPDEVAQVCKTAEENYGVIIAAAGFAAHLAGTIAGKVTIPVIGIPVDNSSFKGLDSLLSTVMMPPGVPVATVTTGKAGAVNAAVLAAQILSIGYPEVRDKLREYKVQMREKVLKANEEAKAYSYEG from the coding sequence ATGAAGAAGGTAGCTGTATTTATGGGAAGTAAATCAGATCTTGATATTATGGAAAGCTGTTTTGAGACATTAAAAAAATTTGATATTCCATTTGATGTTTATATCCTTTCAGCTCATAGAACACCTGATGAGGTTGCACAGGTATGTAAAACAGCTGAGGAGAATTATGGCGTCATAATAGCTGCAGCAGGATTTGCAGCACATCTGGCAGGAACGATCGCAGGAAAGGTAACAATACCTGTTATAGGAATACCTGTTGATAACTCATCATTTAAAGGTCTTGATTCTCTACTTTCAACAGTTATGATGCCTCCAGGTGTTCCTGTTGCAACGGTCACAACTGGAAAGGCTGGAGCTGTTAATGCTGCTGTTTTAGCAGCACAGATACTTTCCATAGGATATCCAGAAGTGAGAGATAAGCTCAGAGAGTACAAGGTCCAGATGAGAGAAAAAGTTTTAAAGGCAAATGAAGAGGCAAAAGCTTACAGCTATGAAGGTTAA
- a CDS encoding thermonuclease family protein: MKRQKLTAMKVKILFFLCFLAIITLSEGKEVWKPPKEFVKAKVLRVIDGDTVVVSIPEVKFNNRKKLKNLRFTVRLIGIDTPESRPNRRSKIQSEHTKKDIKTIIQLGKKAKEFTQSVLRKKGKKRLFRTVFLEFDVQPQDRYGRLLAYVWLPDGKMLNEIIICSGYAYPLTIPPNVKYKDRFLKCFREAREKQRGLWKK, from the coding sequence ATGAAGAGGCAAAAGCTTACAGCTATGAAGGTTAAGATCTTATTTTTTCTCTGTTTTCTGGCTATCATAACCTTATCTGAGGGTAAAGAGGTATGGAAACCTCCGAAGGAGTTTGTTAAGGCGAAGGTTTTAAGGGTTATTGATGGGGATACTGTTGTTGTCTCAATCCCTGAAGTGAAGTTTAACAACAGAAAAAAACTGAAAAATCTAAGGTTTACAGTCAGATTAATAGGTATAGACACACCTGAAAGCAGACCCAACAGAAGATCAAAGATACAGTCTGAGCACACAAAAAAAGATATTAAAACTATAATTCAGCTTGGTAAAAAGGCTAAGGAGTTTACACAGAGTGTTTTAAGAAAAAAAGGTAAAAAAAGATTGTTCAGAACTGTATTCCTTGAGTTTGATGTACAGCCCCAGGACAGGTATGGAAGACTGTTGGCATACGTATGGCTTCCTGACGGAAAGATGTTGAATGAGATTATAATATGTTCAGGGTACGCATACCCTCTGACAATCCCTCCCAATGTTAAGTACAAAGACAGATTTCTAAAATGTTTTAGAGAAGCAAGGGAAAAACAGAGAGGACTGTGGAAAAAATAG
- a CDS encoding methyl-accepting chemotaxis protein has protein sequence MFSFFKSRKEEIRSDQPVEKEERYEEFYETAPDFVRSIYIASIIKGKTFKPRETLYILKDKMSDISVFLEKVNADSKKILDEISHIKNIQSEIDELIENGSQISKSSQEIAKRSIQSVNELSDSLNRLKQSLSNIDSVLGVILDITTQTNLLALNAAIEAARAGEIGRGFSVVAEEVRNLAEKTSSSANDVKEIISKVFEEMKNTEENMKSSVDIIDENFKNSEEIRHILSQLLDENRKISAMMNEQLEVFKIHIERFDSIFDHISTLSSALVDIDRLQKTINSLSDECMNLQLSVWNRMCTNKKDIRAELLRRVVDHAVWMDNVIKAIEGKTDWRPTDHTQCNLGKWYYSKGKEVISGYGNEALSTFNEIEPAHKRLHTLGINAIKIYEEGKKEEAYELIEDMLDSSEKIVKLLFKLYRQVS, from the coding sequence ATGTTTTCCTTTTTTAAGAGCAGGAAGGAAGAGATAAGATCTGACCAGCCAGTTGAAAAAGAGGAGAGGTACGAGGAGTTTTATGAGACAGCCCCCGATTTTGTCAGATCAATATATATAGCATCTATTATTAAAGGAAAAACCTTTAAACCGAGAGAAACTCTCTATATTCTGAAAGATAAAATGTCAGACATCTCTGTTTTTCTGGAAAAAGTCAATGCAGATTCAAAAAAGATACTTGATGAGATATCCCATATAAAAAATATACAGTCCGAGATTGATGAGCTTATAGAAAATGGAAGTCAGATATCAAAAAGCTCACAGGAGATAGCAAAAAGGTCTATCCAGTCCGTAAATGAACTTTCAGATTCATTAAACAGACTCAAGCAGAGTCTCTCAAATATAGACAGCGTTCTGGGTGTTATACTTGATATCACAACACAGACAAACCTTTTAGCTTTAAATGCTGCTATTGAAGCGGCAAGGGCAGGAGAGATAGGAAGAGGTTTTTCCGTTGTTGCTGAAGAGGTTAGAAATCTGGCAGAGAAAACATCATCAAGTGCAAATGACGTGAAGGAGATAATATCAAAGGTTTTTGAAGAGATGAAAAATACTGAAGAAAACATGAAAAGCTCTGTGGATATAATAGATGAGAACTTCAAAAACTCAGAAGAGATACGCCACATACTTTCACAGCTTTTAGATGAAAACAGAAAGATATCGGCTATGATGAATGAACAGCTTGAGGTTTTTAAGATACATATTGAGAGATTTGACAGTATATTTGATCATATAAGCACCCTCTCCTCTGCTCTTGTTGATATAGACAGACTACAGAAGACGATAAACTCTTTATCCGATGAATGTATGAATCTCCAGCTATCAGTATGGAACAGGATGTGTACAAACAAGAAAGATATAAGAGCGGAACTACTCAGAAGGGTTGTTGATCATGCAGTCTGGATGGACAATGTTATAAAAGCTATAGAAGGTAAAACGGACTGGCGTCCAACAGACCACACCCAGTGTAACCTTGGAAAATGGTACTACTCAAAGGGAAAGGAGGTTATATCCGGTTATGGCAATGAGGCTCTGAGTACTTTCAACGAGATTGAACCAGCCCACAAGAGACTTCACACACTCGGTATTAATGCAATCAAGATCTATGAAGAGGGGAAAAAAGAAGAGGCGTATGAGCTTATAGAAGATATGCTGGACTCATCTGAGAAGATAGTAAAGCTACTGTTCAAACTTTACAGACAGGTCTCCTGA
- the truA gene encoding tRNA pseudouridine(38-40) synthase TruA codes for MKKNHNYKLVIMYIGKNYHGWQKQPKHRTVQGVLEEKLKVLFKEDIVLIGSGRTDAGVHALGQVANFKTISYRKPEEIYRYLNATLPRDISVKSVEEVPLSFHARFSAKGKTYIYRIYTKPDPFLHGFGWYISKKLDLKGMLEALEIVKKSKDLRSLSKKGEYLREDVEIRELSMTYDGKIIEIQITASHFLRYMVRKIVGHVVQIGLGSLSIQEFENIIEAKDPTKGLFIAPPEGLFLKEVYY; via the coding sequence ATGAAAAAGAACCATAACTACAAGTTAGTAATAATGTATATAGGGAAAAACTATCACGGATGGCAGAAACAGCCAAAACATAGAACTGTCCAGGGTGTTCTGGAAGAAAAACTGAAGGTTTTATTTAAGGAAGATATTGTTCTGATAGGTTCAGGAAGGACAGATGCAGGTGTTCACGCCCTCGGACAGGTGGCTAACTTTAAAACGATCTCCTACAGAAAACCTGAGGAGATATACAGATATCTTAATGCAACACTGCCGAGGGATATATCTGTAAAGTCTGTTGAGGAGGTTCCTCTATCCTTTCACGCCCGTTTCAGTGCAAAAGGAAAAACATATATCTACAGGATATACACAAAACCGGATCCTTTCCTGCACGGTTTTGGGTGGTATATATCTAAGAAGCTTGATCTAAAAGGTATGTTAGAGGCTTTAGAGATAGTCAAAAAAAGCAAAGATTTAAGATCTCTATCAAAAAAAGGTGAGTATCTGAGAGAGGATGTTGAGATAAGGGAGTTAAGTATGACCTATGATGGTAAGATCATTGAGATACAGATAACAGCCTCACATTTTCTCAGATATATGGTTAGAAAGATTGTAGGTCATGTTGTTCAGATAGGACTTGGATCCTTGAGTATACAGGAGTTTGAGAATATAATAGAAGCAAAAGACCCTACAAAAGGACTTTTCATAGCACCCCCAGAAGGTCTATTTTTAAAAGAGGTTTACTACTAA
- the gltB gene encoding glutamate synthase large subunit yields MLNILERDSCGVGFIVNIKGIKSHKLVSDALESLKNLDHRGAVSADGKTGDGAGILTHIPYRFFEKELKKEGINIPDSKDFAVGVFFIPQGKEEIKKEIQEIIDEKFRFLGWRKVPIVEEELGVIAKSNMPEIWHGFISKEGIQSENFERDLFILRKKLEKLSQREGYEDFYIPSLSNRIIVYKGMVTAPRLKYFYPDLQDESYESAVAIFHQRFSTNTFPQWKLAQPFRMLAHNGEINTISANRNWINAKAEDIRELWGELAEEILPVVRYDDSDSASLDNALEFLVMSGKDPFVAINALIPRAWENDDRLTPKERAFYEYFSCIFEAWDGPAAIAFTDGNVVIGKLDRNGLRPARYVITEDTVIMASEVGTVDIPEEKILKKGRLGPGDKIAVDITEGKIYFSKDIIEKAAEGKPYKEWVEENLKEFIPVKEIPEVEKKDVTRELIVFGYDLDQINMLIKPMAEKGVDPVYSMGNDTPLSVLSKRPKLLPSYFKQRFAQVTNPPIDPIREKKVMSLNTYVGKKENFLKETPEHAKQLLFPSPLIFDNEMEELINLYGDKAQIIPAIFDPYDDALEPALEDICKRVEEAVDNGKELIVVTDRGVSIEGAPIPIGLAVAAINSYMGRKGKRSRFSLIADTGEARDTHSIAFLIGYGATLVNPYMVVQIIRNLVEEDKKFNLSFEEAIKNYRKAVNEGLLKIMSKMGIATIKSYRGSGLFEALGIGKEVIDKYFPGTPSQIGGIGVKQIAQETLIRFNKAFFEEKVTLPQGGEFRHRRDGEFHSWNPNAVRDLHRAVRGESWEEYKKFTEDAWKEKPVTIRDLFEIQSDRPPIPVDEVEPAEEIVKRFVGAAMSIGALSKEAHETIAEAMNRVGAKSNSGEGGEDPARYGTIKNSKIKQVASGRFGVTAEYLNSAEEIEIKIAQGAKPGEGGQLPGKKVNAYIAFLRRARPGTTLISPPPHHDIYSIEDLAQLIYDLKMINPRAKVIVKLVAETGIGTIASGVAKAFADIIHISGHDGGTGASPLVSIKNAGTIWELGLSEVQRVLIENDLRDRVRLRVDGQIKTGRDIIIGALLGAEEFGLGTSLMVAEGCVMARQCHLNTCPVGVATQDERLREKFPGQPEHVIRYLMFLAHDVRQWLADMGYRHLDEIIGRVDLIKPKIPSDHYKAKFVDLGYILKDPDPTGKKPRRAMKDRNDPPSKPFDEEILKDALPYIEKQENFAGFYVIKNVYRTVGTRIAHEITKRYGDKGLRLAKIELNLVGTAGQSFGAFCVPGLNLILIGDANDYVGKGMTGGLIVLKPPKEFRGNPHENVIMGNTCLYGATGGQLFASGIAGERFAVRNSGATAVVEGVGDHGCEYMTNGTVVILGKTGVNFGAGMTGGVAYVYDPDGEMERNINSSYVFIDELDEEDVEEIKRLITKHKAYTESKIATKILDNFDEEINNFVKISPVEIKKPAPETDEAKIEKK; encoded by the coding sequence ATGTTAAATATTCTGGAAAGAGATTCCTGCGGTGTAGGTTTTATTGTAAATATAAAAGGAATAAAAAGCCATAAACTTGTCTCTGATGCACTTGAATCATTAAAAAATCTTGACCACAGAGGAGCCGTAAGTGCAGATGGTAAGACAGGTGATGGTGCAGGGATTCTAACACATATTCCTTACAGATTTTTTGAGAAAGAGCTAAAAAAAGAAGGTATAAATATACCTGATTCAAAAGATTTTGCAGTTGGTGTCTTTTTTATTCCGCAGGGTAAAGAAGAGATTAAAAAAGAGATTCAGGAAATAATAGACGAAAAATTCAGATTTTTGGGATGGAGAAAAGTTCCTATTGTTGAGGAAGAGCTCGGTGTTATAGCAAAATCAAATATGCCTGAGATATGGCACGGATTTATCTCAAAGGAAGGGATACAGTCTGAAAACTTTGAGAGAGATCTTTTTATCTTAAGAAAAAAACTTGAGAAGCTATCACAGAGGGAAGGATACGAGGATTTTTACATACCGTCACTTTCAAACAGGATTATCGTTTACAAGGGTATGGTAACAGCTCCAAGATTAAAGTATTTCTATCCTGATCTTCAGGATGAGAGTTACGAAAGTGCTGTTGCTATCTTCCACCAGAGATTCTCAACAAACACATTTCCACAGTGGAAGCTTGCACAGCCTTTCAGAATGTTAGCCCATAATGGGGAGATAAACACTATATCAGCTAACAGAAACTGGATAAACGCAAAAGCTGAGGATATAAGAGAGCTGTGGGGTGAGCTTGCTGAGGAGATACTCCCTGTTGTCAGGTACGATGACTCAGACTCAGCATCCCTTGATAACGCCCTTGAGTTTCTCGTTATGTCAGGTAAAGATCCTTTTGTTGCGATAAACGCCCTGATACCAAGGGCCTGGGAAAATGATGACAGATTAACACCAAAGGAAAGAGCTTTTTATGAGTACTTCTCCTGTATATTTGAGGCATGGGATGGTCCAGCTGCTATAGCGTTTACAGATGGCAATGTTGTTATAGGAAAGCTTGACAGAAACGGCCTCAGACCCGCAAGGTATGTGATAACAGAAGATACTGTTATAATGGCTTCAGAGGTTGGAACTGTTGATATCCCGGAAGAGAAGATTCTGAAAAAGGGAAGACTTGGTCCAGGTGATAAGATAGCTGTTGATATAACAGAAGGAAAGATATACTTCTCAAAGGATATTATAGAAAAAGCAGCAGAAGGGAAGCCTTATAAGGAATGGGTTGAGGAGAATCTAAAGGAGTTTATCCCTGTTAAGGAAATCCCTGAAGTTGAGAAAAAGGATGTAACAAGGGAGCTTATAGTTTTTGGTTACGATCTTGATCAGATAAATATGCTTATAAAGCCTATGGCTGAGAAAGGTGTTGATCCTGTTTACTCTATGGGAAATGACACACCTCTATCGGTTCTATCAAAAAGACCAAAACTTCTTCCTTCATACTTCAAACAGAGATTTGCACAGGTTACAAATCCTCCTATAGACCCTATAAGAGAAAAAAAGGTTATGTCCCTGAACACATACGTCGGGAAAAAGGAGAACTTCCTTAAAGAAACCCCAGAACATGCAAAACAGCTCCTATTCCCCTCCCCACTGATATTTGATAATGAGATGGAAGAGCTTATAAATCTTTATGGAGATAAAGCACAGATCATTCCTGCGATATTTGATCCTTACGATGACGCCCTTGAACCTGCACTTGAAGATATATGTAAAAGGGTTGAGGAAGCTGTAGATAATGGAAAGGAGCTTATAGTTGTAACAGACAGAGGTGTATCGATTGAAGGTGCTCCTATACCTATAGGTCTTGCTGTTGCTGCTATAAACAGTTATATGGGAAGAAAAGGAAAGAGAAGCAGATTCTCACTTATAGCAGACACAGGAGAAGCAAGGGATACACACTCTATAGCATTCCTGATAGGGTACGGTGCGACTCTTGTAAATCCTTATATGGTAGTCCAGATAATAAGAAATCTTGTTGAGGAAGATAAGAAGTTCAATCTCTCCTTTGAAGAAGCCATAAAGAACTACCGTAAGGCTGTAAATGAAGGTCTTTTAAAGATAATGTCTAAGATGGGAATTGCAACAATAAAAAGTTACAGAGGTTCAGGACTTTTTGAGGCTCTCGGTATAGGTAAGGAAGTTATAGATAAGTATTTCCCTGGAACACCATCACAGATAGGTGGTATAGGTGTAAAACAGATAGCACAGGAGACACTTATAAGATTTAATAAAGCTTTCTTTGAAGAAAAGGTAACTCTTCCTCAGGGTGGTGAGTTCAGACACAGAAGGGATGGAGAGTTTCACTCATGGAACCCTAACGCTGTAAGAGATCTCCACAGGGCTGTAAGAGGTGAGAGCTGGGAGGAATACAAGAAGTTCACCGAGGATGCATGGAAGGAAAAACCTGTAACGATAAGAGATCTGTTTGAGATACAGAGCGACAGACCTCCTATACCTGTTGATGAGGTTGAACCTGCTGAGGAGATAGTAAAGAGGTTTGTTGGTGCTGCGATGTCAATAGGGGCTTTAAGTAAGGAAGCCCATGAGACAATAGCTGAGGCGATGAACAGGGTTGGAGCTAAATCAAACTCAGGAGAAGGTGGTGAGGATCCTGCAAGATATGGAACGATAAAGAACTCAAAGATAAAACAGGTTGCATCTGGAAGATTCGGTGTAACAGCAGAGTACCTGAACTCAGCGGAAGAGATAGAGATAAAGATAGCACAGGGTGCAAAACCAGGAGAAGGTGGACAGCTTCCAGGTAAAAAGGTTAACGCATATATAGCATTCTTAAGAAGGGCAAGACCTGGAACAACACTTATATCTCCACCTCCACACCACGATATATACTCAATTGAGGATCTTGCCCAGCTTATTTACGATCTGAAGATGATAAACCCAAGGGCAAAAGTTATAGTAAAGCTTGTTGCAGAAACAGGAATAGGAACGATTGCATCAGGTGTTGCAAAGGCATTTGCTGATATCATTCATATATCAGGACATGACGGTGGAACAGGTGCTTCACCGCTGGTATCAATAAAAAATGCTGGAACAATATGGGAGCTTGGTCTTTCCGAGGTACAGAGGGTCCTCATTGAGAACGATCTTAGAGACAGGGTAAGACTTAGAGTTGACGGTCAGATAAAAACAGGCAGGGACATTATAATAGGAGCTCTTCTTGGGGCAGAGGAGTTCGGACTTGGAACATCACTTATGGTAGCTGAAGGATGTGTCATGGCAAGGCAGTGCCATCTAAACACATGTCCTGTCGGTGTTGCAACACAGGATGAAAGATTGAGGGAGAAATTCCCTGGACAGCCTGAACATGTAATAAGATATCTTATGTTCCTGGCCCATGATGTTAGACAGTGGCTTGCAGATATGGGTTACAGACATCTTGATGAGATAATAGGAAGGGTTGATCTTATAAAACCAAAGATACCATCAGACCACTACAAGGCAAAATTTGTTGATCTTGGATACATACTTAAGGATCCTGATCCTACAGGTAAGAAACCAAGAAGGGCTATGAAGGACAGGAATGATCCTCCATCAAAACCTTTTGATGAGGAGATACTTAAAGATGCCCTTCCTTACATAGAAAAACAGGAGAACTTCGCAGGATTTTATGTGATAAAGAATGTCTACAGAACTGTAGGAACAAGGATAGCCCATGAGATAACAAAGAGATACGGTGATAAAGGTTTAAGACTTGCGAAAATAGAACTTAACCTTGTTGGAACTGCAGGTCAGAGCTTCGGTGCGTTCTGCGTTCCAGGGCTGAACCTGATCCTTATAGGTGATGCAAACGACTATGTTGGAAAAGGTATGACAGGTGGACTTATAGTTCTAAAACCACCTAAGGAGTTCAGAGGAAACCCACATGAGAACGTTATCATGGGTAATACATGCCTTTACGGAGCGACAGGAGGACAGCTTTTCGCATCAGGTATAGCCGGAGAGAGATTTGCTGTAAGAAACAGCGGTGCAACAGCTGTTGTTGAAGGGGTTGGAGATCACGGCTGTGAGTATATGACAAACGGAACGGTTGTTATACTTGGAAAGACTGGTGTCAACTTTGGTGCAGGTATGACAGGTGGTGTTGCCTATGTTTACGATCCAGACGGAGAGATGGAGAGAAATATAAACAGCTCATATGTATTTATAGACGAGCTTGACGAAGAGGATGTTGAGGAGATAAAAAGACTTATCACAAAACATAAAGCCTACACAGAGAGTAAGATAGCTACAAAGATACTTGATAACTTTGATGAGGAGATAAACAACTTTGTTAAGATCTCTCCTGTTGAGATCAAAAAACCGGCTCCAGAAACAGATGAGGCAAAAATAGAGAAAAAATAA